One genomic region from Candidatus Neomarinimicrobiota bacterium encodes:
- a CDS encoding amidohydrolase family protein, translating to MLILSLIVGQSYDIVILGGRVMDPETGLDAVRNVGINGDRIVEISEKALSGNQIINANGLVVAPGFIDLHAHGQSNDAHRYQARDGVTTALEMEVGVSFIREWISQKSGNSIVNFGGTAPHANLRALAMDGNAKLTKKIFRKVEEEGLNLNELAGFSKAFAASNYKPQTQKEINRTHQMMSEYLEAGALGIGVPIGYYLGATAGEIFQVYEFAASMDVPVYTHTRGFGLPGLQEAMADAGTAGASVHLVHANSMSLGEIETTLSMVESAQKNGLDITTEVYPYTAASTFLESALFDEGWKETLNISYEDIQWEATGERLNSQSFYEYRKKGGVVIIHMMKPAWIKQGVAHPVTMIASDGMPFAPGAHPRTAGTFSRVLGRYVRKERALDLMTALKKMTIMPAKRIEGVAPMMRHKGRLQVGADADITIFNPRTIIDKADFKGLQYSQGVEFVLVNGTLVVDKGENVPNKFPGKPILGKYRK from the coding sequence GTGTTAATACTGTCGTTAATCGTAGGGCAATCTTATGATATTGTAATCCTCGGTGGTCGTGTGATGGATCCTGAAACTGGGTTGGATGCGGTCCGAAATGTAGGCATCAACGGTGATCGGATTGTAGAAATCAGTGAAAAAGCACTTAGTGGAAATCAGATTATAAATGCCAATGGATTGGTGGTTGCCCCCGGATTTATTGATCTTCATGCCCATGGTCAATCTAACGATGCTCATCGCTATCAAGCTAGAGATGGTGTAACAACTGCATTAGAAATGGAAGTTGGTGTCAGTTTTATCCGTGAATGGATATCTCAAAAAAGCGGAAATTCAATTGTGAATTTTGGTGGAACAGCACCCCATGCTAACCTCCGTGCCTTGGCCATGGATGGCAATGCCAAATTGACAAAAAAGATATTTAGAAAAGTCGAAGAAGAAGGGTTGAACCTTAATGAACTGGCAGGGTTTTCTAAAGCATTTGCCGCTTCAAATTATAAGCCCCAGACCCAAAAAGAAATAAATCGTACCCATCAAATGATGTCAGAATATCTTGAGGCTGGTGCCTTGGGAATTGGTGTGCCAATTGGGTACTACCTTGGTGCCACCGCGGGGGAAATATTTCAAGTGTATGAATTTGCTGCCTCAATGGATGTGCCCGTATATACCCACACGAGGGGATTTGGACTTCCGGGTCTTCAAGAAGCCATGGCAGATGCTGGTACGGCTGGTGCTTCAGTCCATTTAGTTCATGCGAACAGTATGTCCTTGGGGGAAATTGAAACAACCTTATCCATGGTTGAATCGGCTCAAAAAAATGGATTGGATATTACAACTGAGGTATATCCCTATACGGCCGCCTCAACATTTCTTGAGTCCGCATTATTTGACGAAGGATGGAAAGAAACGCTTAATATATCCTATGAAGATATTCAGTGGGAGGCGACTGGTGAACGGCTAAATAGTCAATCTTTTTATGAATATCGGAAAAAAGGCGGTGTTGTGATTATTCATATGATGAAACCCGCCTGGATAAAACAAGGCGTTGCCCATCCAGTAACAATGATTGCGTCAGATGGAATGCCTTTTGCACCGGGCGCTCATCCCCGGACGGCAGGAACATTTTCTAGAGTATTGGGAAGATATGTTCGCAAAGAACGCGCGTTGGACCTAATGACCGCATTAAAGAAAATGACTATCATGCCGGCCAAACGGATCGAAGGAGTAGCGCCCATGATGCGGCATAAAGGTCGACTTCAAGTAGGGGCGGATGCAGATATTACAATTTTTAACCCACGGACAATTATAGATAAGGCGGATTTTAAAGGACTCCAATACTCCCAAGGAGTAGAATTTGTATTGGTGAACGGGACTTTGGTGGTAGATAAGGGAGAAAATGTCCCAAATAAATTTCCTGGGAAACCAATTCTGGGTAAATATAGAAAGTAG
- the typA gene encoding translational GTPase TypA, giving the protein MRKNNFRNIAIIAHVDHGKTTLVDGLLQQSGTFKAHQEVEERVMDSMDLEKERGITITAKNTAIHYKGVKINIMDTPGHADFGGEVERSLNLVDGALLLVDASEGPLPQTRFVLKKTLEKNLPVILVINKIDRSDARIDEVVNEVYDLFIDLDATEDQIEFPILYTIAKDGIAHAEMGDDSTDLTPLFDAILENIEGPVASDDYTPQFLVTNLDYDPYVGQVAIGRLNNGMLEMNKSYALCGADGIRNGQKFSALYTFKGLQKLPVDKLEAGDIIAVAGIDGVTIGDTISANENPEPLPRIIIDEPTVSMLFYVNNGPFAGKEGKYLTSRNISERLDKEILGNVSLEVHKTERTDVFEVRGRGELQMAILIETMRREGFEFMVSKPHVITHEEDGKTMEPMEKVFLDIPEDKVGVVTEKLSTRKGRMTNLVNHGHGRVSMEFAIPSRGLIGFRSQFLTDTQGAGIMNKLFDGFAPWFGRIPQRMTGAMIADRQGKVTTYACFGMVDRGELFVKVGTEVYDGMVIGERNRTEDISVNITREKKLTNMRAASSDTTVVLRPPKQFSLDQSIEFISEDELVEVTPLSIRLRKMELDANKRLSTQRKAKHAG; this is encoded by the coding sequence ATGAGAAAAAATAATTTTCGCAATATAGCTATCATTGCCCACGTTGACCATGGTAAAACCACCTTAGTTGACGGTCTTTTACAACAATCGGGAACGTTTAAAGCACACCAAGAAGTGGAAGAACGTGTTATGGATTCCATGGATTTGGAAAAAGAACGCGGTATCACCATTACGGCCAAGAATACGGCTATCCATTATAAAGGTGTGAAGATCAATATTATGGATACCCCCGGTCACGCCGATTTCGGTGGCGAGGTAGAAAGAAGTCTCAATCTTGTTGACGGTGCACTCCTCCTTGTTGATGCCAGTGAAGGACCGCTTCCCCAAACTCGATTTGTCCTGAAAAAGACGTTAGAAAAGAATCTTCCCGTTATTCTCGTGATTAACAAAATCGATCGATCCGATGCACGAATTGACGAAGTGGTAAACGAGGTGTATGATCTCTTTATCGACTTGGATGCCACTGAAGACCAAATTGAATTTCCAATCTTATATACCATTGCTAAAGATGGCATCGCCCATGCCGAAATGGGAGATGATTCAACAGACTTAACGCCATTGTTTGATGCCATCCTGGAAAATATAGAAGGACCCGTGGCAAGCGATGATTATACGCCGCAATTTTTGGTTACGAATTTAGATTATGATCCTTACGTAGGGCAGGTAGCCATAGGGCGCTTGAATAACGGCATGTTAGAAATGAATAAATCTTATGCCCTTTGCGGTGCCGATGGGATTCGAAATGGGCAAAAATTTTCTGCCCTTTACACATTTAAAGGACTCCAAAAACTCCCGGTGGACAAATTAGAAGCGGGTGATATTATTGCCGTAGCCGGAATCGATGGGGTGACTATTGGAGATACCATTTCTGCCAATGAAAATCCCGAACCATTGCCGCGGATCATTATTGATGAGCCAACAGTGTCCATGTTATTTTATGTAAATAATGGCCCATTTGCCGGCAAGGAGGGTAAATATCTAACCTCTCGAAATATTAGCGAACGATTGGACAAAGAGATATTGGGGAATGTTTCTCTTGAGGTGCACAAAACAGAACGAACCGATGTATTTGAAGTTCGAGGTCGCGGCGAACTCCAGATGGCAATATTGATTGAAACAATGCGCCGTGAAGGGTTCGAATTTATGGTTTCAAAACCCCACGTCATCACCCACGAAGAAGATGGAAAAACCATGGAACCTATGGAAAAAGTTTTTCTCGATATTCCCGAGGACAAGGTGGGTGTTGTTACAGAAAAATTATCCACGCGTAAAGGGCGCATGACCAATTTGGTAAATCATGGTCACGGCCGTGTTTCTATGGAATTCGCCATTCCTTCGCGGGGATTGATTGGATTTCGTAGTCAATTTTTAACCGACACTCAAGGTGCCGGAATTATGAATAAGTTATTTGACGGTTTTGCTCCATGGTTCGGTCGCATTCCCCAACGTATGACTGGTGCCATGATCGCTGATCGACAAGGGAAAGTAACCACATACGCTTGTTTCGGTATGGTGGATCGCGGTGAACTTTTTGTAAAAGTGGGTACCGAAGTCTATGATGGGATGGTTATTGGTGAGCGCAATCGCACCGAGGATATTTCGGTCAATATTACCCGTGAAAAGAAATTAACCAATATGCGTGCTGCCTCTTCTGATACCACCGTTGTGCTTCGGCCCCCCAAACAGTTTTCTTTGGACCAATCGATTGAATTTATTTCTGAAGATGAATTGGTTGAAGTGACACCATTATCCATTCGTTTGCGTAAAATGGAATTAGATGCTAATAAACGATTGTCCACCCAACGTAAGGCCAAACACGCGGGTTAA
- a CDS encoding sulfatase-like hydrolase/transferase, translating to MGTKKYLFIIIFLLAGLYAGKKSSPPNIVFLFADDAGYADFGFQGSAKFYTPHLDKLARESVKFTQAYTTAAVCGPSRAGLMTGRYQQRFGVEENNVPSAMSPAGLTGVDMGLPLDQRTIADYLKKAGYRNVYLGKWHLGGANRYHPLKRGFDEFYGFRGGARNYFPYESPPKDSLRRMERGFRNFQEHDGYLTDALADEAVASIERNKDNPFFLFLSFNAVHTPMHYLDADLPEQKNSLGEKRRQLYAMTKAMDRACGQILNKLDELGLTENTLIVFSNDNGGAWNNNSSNAPLSGVKGTHLEGGIRVPFLLKYGNKFNGNTTFDHPISTFDLLPTFVDASGGDIDGIKNTDGVSLIPFLNGKKNYIPHKTLYWKKETRAAVRDGDWKLIRMPDRPAMLFNIANDPIEAYDLATKHPQKVKMLYKKLFDWEVTLTRPLWMTKRVNSKRAMETFDKYR from the coding sequence ATGGGGACAAAAAAATATCTATTCATTATAATTTTTCTCCTTGCCGGTCTGTACGCTGGTAAAAAATCTTCCCCACCCAATATTGTATTTCTTTTTGCTGATGATGCAGGTTATGCGGATTTTGGATTTCAAGGTAGTGCAAAATTTTATACCCCCCATCTAGATAAACTCGCTCGAGAGAGTGTAAAATTTACCCAAGCATATACCACCGCCGCAGTATGTGGACCTTCCCGTGCAGGACTCATGACCGGTCGTTATCAACAGCGATTCGGTGTTGAGGAGAATAACGTACCCTCTGCCATGAGTCCCGCTGGACTTACCGGAGTAGACATGGGACTCCCACTTGATCAGCGAACTATCGCTGATTATCTCAAAAAGGCGGGATATCGCAATGTTTATCTTGGCAAGTGGCATTTGGGCGGGGCCAATCGATATCATCCGTTAAAGCGGGGATTTGACGAATTTTATGGATTCCGTGGAGGCGCGCGAAATTATTTTCCTTACGAATCACCTCCCAAGGATTCGCTTCGACGGATGGAGAGAGGTTTTAGAAATTTCCAAGAACATGACGGGTATCTCACGGATGCGCTTGCGGATGAGGCAGTGGCATCTATCGAGCGAAATAAAGATAATCCATTTTTCTTATTCCTTTCTTTTAATGCCGTCCACACACCTATGCATTATTTGGATGCTGACCTTCCAGAGCAAAAAAATAGTCTAGGAGAAAAGCGTCGTCAACTTTATGCCATGACAAAAGCGATGGATCGAGCCTGTGGACAAATACTTAACAAACTAGATGAGCTGGGTCTCACTGAAAATACGCTAATTGTTTTTTCTAATGATAATGGTGGTGCTTGGAACAATAATTCGTCCAATGCGCCATTGAGCGGTGTAAAGGGTACCCATTTAGAAGGGGGGATTCGTGTACCGTTTCTTCTAAAATATGGCAATAAGTTTAACGGTAATACAACTTTCGATCATCCCATCAGTACCTTCGATTTATTGCCCACATTTGTGGATGCATCTGGCGGTGATATAGATGGAATTAAGAATACGGACGGTGTAAGCTTAATTCCGTTTTTGAATGGAAAGAAAAATTACATTCCCCATAAAACATTGTACTGGAAAAAAGAAACGAGAGCTGCCGTACGGGATGGAGATTGGAAATTGATACGAATGCCCGATCGCCCCGCCATGCTTTTTAACATTGCGAATGACCCCATTGAAGCATATGATTTGGCCACCAAACATCCCCAAAAGGTAAAAATGTTATACAAAAAACTATTTGATTGGGAAGTGACTTTAACACGCCCATTGTGGATGACGAAACGCGTAAACAGCAAACGAGCAATGGAAACATTTGATAAATACAGGTAA